The Clostridia bacterium genomic sequence GAAATCACCGATGAGGTTATTGAGGGACCACAATCGGTGGTCTTCGACCAGGCTGAGAATCGCCTTCATGCTCAGAAAGCGCTTTTGGCTCTAGTAATGTAAGCTCAGGGCAGCAATTTTCTAGAAAGAGGTTGGTTTTATGGCTAAGGTAGTGCTGGCATACTCTGGGGGACTGGATACTTCGATAATAATACCCTGGCTTAAGGAGACCTATGGATATGATGTAATTGCCTTCACCGCTGACCTGGGCCAGGGTCAGGAACTAGAAGGAGTAAAAGATAAGGCTCTCAAAAGCGGAGCCAGTAAGGTCTACGTGGAAGACCTGCGCCGGGAATTTGTAACTGACTATATATTCCCCACGCTGCGGGCTGGAGCCATATATGAAGGCAAATACCTCCTCGGCACGTCTTTTGCCCGCCCCTTAATAGCCAAGAAACTGGTAGAGATAGCGGCGGTAGAAGGAGCAGACGCCGTGGCCCATGGGGCTACCGGGAAAGGCAATGACCAGGTGCGGTTTGAATTGGGAGTTAAGGCTCTAAATCCTGACCTAAAGATTATTGCTCCTTGGCGACTATGGAATATCCGATCCCGAGAGGAAGCGATTGACTATGCTCGCCTACGGGGCATAGAAGTTCCAGTAACCAAGGAGCATCCGTACAGCATGGATCGTAATCTCTGGCATTTAAGCCATGAGGGAGGAAAACTTGAGGATCCCAGCCAAGAGCCTCCTGAAGATGTATACCTGATTGTTACTCCGCCAGAAAAAGCTCCCGATCAACCCACTTATGTGGAAATAGGGTTCGAAAAAGGAACGCCTGTAAGCGTGGACGGCCAGGTTTTAGATCCCGTGCCCCTGATTGAGCGTTTAAATGAAATAGGTGCACGAAATGGCATTGGTATTGTCGACATGGTTGAAAACCGGTTAGTAGGAATAAAGTCCCGGGGGGTATATGAGTGTCCGGCTGGGACTCTGCTGATGTATGCTCACCGGGAGCTGGAATATCTAACTTTGGATCGGCAAACCATGCA encodes the following:
- a CDS encoding argininosuccinate synthase, with amino-acid sequence MAKVVLAYSGGLDTSIIIPWLKETYGYDVIAFTADLGQGQELEGVKDKALKSGASKVYVEDLRREFVTDYIFPTLRAGAIYEGKYLLGTSFARPLIAKKLVEIAAVEGADAVAHGATGKGNDQVRFELGVKALNPDLKIIAPWRLWNIRSREEAIDYARLRGIEVPVTKEHPYSMDRNLWHLSHEGGKLEDPSQEPPEDVYLIVTPPEKAPDQPTYVEIGFEKGTPVSVDGQVLDPVPLIERLNEIGARNGIGIVDMVENRLVGIKSRGVYECPAGTLLMYAHRELEYLTLDRQTMHFKEIVAQRYADLVYDGVWFHPLREALDAFVERTQETVTGKVRLKLYKGNCMPAGSTSPYSLYSPELATFEADEVYNQKDAEGFINLFGLPLKVQALVRRRTGKKLQSGK